A portion of the Bubalus kerabau isolate K-KA32 ecotype Philippines breed swamp buffalo chromosome 1, PCC_UOA_SB_1v2, whole genome shotgun sequence genome contains these proteins:
- the LOC129642020 gene encoding olfactory receptor 18-like, whose amino-acid sequence MEPHNLTGISEFLLLGLSDDPELQLLLFGLFLSMYLVTILGNLLIILAVASDSHLHSPMYFFLFNLSLTDVSFTTTTIPKMLVNLQTHSKSITYAGCLSQVTVFSLFVCLESLLLTVIAYDRLVAICHPLHYLVIMNPRLCGLFVLVSFSISLLTSLLHYLVMSQLTFCAEVEIPHFFCDLSQLLNLACSDTSTNNILIYFIGTIFGGIPLSGILYSYTQIMSSILRISSLGGRYKAFSTCGSHLVVVCLFYGTGLGVYLSSAALSSPRKGAVASVMYTVVTPMLNPFIYSLRNKDIKSALWKIISRIA is encoded by the coding sequence ATGGAACCACATAATCTAACAGGTATCTCAGAATTCCTCCTCCTGGGCCTCTCAGATGATCCAGAACTTCAGCTCCTCCTCTTTGGGCTCTTCCTGTCCATGTACCTGGTCACCATCCTTGGGAATCTGCTCATCATCCTGGCTGTCGCCTCTGATTCCCACCTCCattcccccatgtacttcttcctttttAACCTATCATTGACTGATGTCagtttcaccaccaccaccatccctaaGATGCTAGTGAATCTCCAGACACACAGCAAATCCATCACCTATGCAGGGTGCCTATCTCAGGTGAccgtcttttctctttttgtatgtTTGGAGAGTCTCCTTCTGACAGTGATAGCCTATGACCGGTTGGTGGCCATTTGTCACCCCCTACACTATCTGGTCATCATGAACCCCCGCCTCTGTGGCTTGTTTGTCTTGGTGTCATTTTCCATCAGCCTTTTGACCTCCCTGTTGCACTATTTGGTAATGTCACAGCTTACCTTCTGTGCAGAAGTGGAAATCCCTCATTTCTTTTGTGACCTTTCTCAACTCCTCAACCTTGCCTGTTCTGACACCTCCACCAATAACATATTAATCTACTTCATTGGTACAATCTTTGGTGGAATTCCACTCTCAGGAATCCTTTACTCATATACTCAAATTATGTCCTCCATTCTGAGAATCTCATCATTAGGTGGGAGGTAtaaagccttctccacctgtggctcTCACCTGGTagttgtttgcttattttatggAACAGGCCTTGGTGTGTATCTCAGCTCAGCTGCCTTGTCTTCCCCCAGGAAGGGCGCAGTGGCCTCAGTGATGTACACTGTGGTCACCCCTatgctgaaccccttcatctacagTTTGAGGAATAAGGACATCAAGAGTGCCCTCTGGAAGATTATCAGCAGAATAGCCTAA